One segment of Erigeron canadensis isolate Cc75 chromosome 2, C_canadensis_v1, whole genome shotgun sequence DNA contains the following:
- the LOC122589566 gene encoding uncharacterized protein LOC122589566 isoform X1: MRRKLCKLVLPIEAFDSDIENQSEPNTYSESVSRKGKVVLEPLPHLDTYPGNNEHLDSAGDGFEPGKEIGRSSKKPKVVEKALSKTIIRKYSEPNATSELGVTVEGSTPFGTDHGDSEYVDLADDEFEPGNKVGHDSNISRVVVSSPETKK; encoded by the exons ATGAGGCGTAAATTGTGTAAATT GGTCCTTCCAATTGAAGCATTTGATTCTGATATTGAAAATCAATCAGAACCCAACACGTATTCCGAGTCTGTCAGCAGAAAAGGGAA GGTGGTTCTCGAGCCTTTGCCACATTTGGACACTTATCCTGGTAACAATGAACATTTGGATTCGGCTGGTGATGGTTTCGAACCTGGAAAAGAAATTGGCCGCAGTTCAAAAAAACCAAA GGTTGTTGAAAAGGCATTGTCCAAAACTATAATACGAAAGTATTCAGAACCCAACGCCACTTCTGAACTTGG GGTGACCGTTGAGGGTTCGACACCTTTTGGCACTGATCATGGCGACAGTGAATATGTGGATTTGGCTGATGATGAATTTGAACCTGGGAACAAGGTTGGTCACGATTCGAATATATCAAG GGTTGTTGTATCTAGCCCGGAGACAAAAAAGTGA
- the LOC122589566 gene encoding replication factor A protein 1-like isoform X2, whose amino-acid sequence MKIHMCNNGLTLFIFQKNKSVVFKNTMEVVNIRTRTGWYLVTCSSGHCRKGLARTREGFKCKGCDSTVLFPHIRYKLHLEVRDDTTLIIVTLFDEPAEQLGHRTAKSLVEEERQGLIWFSVTIVVACF is encoded by the exons ATGAAAATACATATGTGCAACAATGGGTTAACTTTgtttattttccaaaaaaataagAGTGTAGTCTTCAAAAATACGATGGAAGTTGTCAATATCCGCACCAGGACAGGCTGGTATCTGGTGACTTGCTCGAGTGGCCATTGTCGGAAAGGACTCGCAAGGACCAGGGAAGGATTCAAGTGTAAAGGCTGTGATTCCACTGTCCTGTTCCCCCATATCAG GTACAAACTTCATTTGGAGGTGAGGGACGACACAACGTTAATCATTGTGACTCTTTTTGATGAACCAGCAGAACAGCTGGGGCATAGGACGGCAAAGTCTCTGGTAGAAGAAGAACGACAGGGTCTTATATGGTTTTCCGTTACGATAGTTGTG GCATGTTTTTGA